The genome window CCGTTTTGCTTTGAGCTGAAAGGTTTGTTAAAAATCATCGTTCATCGCCGGACCTTCTGTTAACAATCTACCGAATTTTGGCATTGGGACAATGCGCCAGAATATATTGCCAGACAAAGGAGTAATCCTCGGCCTCCACATAAATTTGATTTTTTTCAAGCAAAGAATTCACTTTAATGACATGACGGTGCGGTAAACCAATCACTGATTTGACCGTTGACCACTGCGAGTAGGAAGATGCCTTGGTTCCGGCTAATATGCCCGCTCCCGCCACACCGGCTTTCCCGGTCAGAGCACCGACAAATATTGTCAAATTAGCAATTACCTGAGCCTTTTGATATTGACTGGGGAGCTGGGCATGCAAAATGCCCCGATCATCCATGATAAAGAGCACACAATATTTGCCGCCTAAAAAAGCAGCATACAAATAGTACCCAAGTCCGGTAAAGATCATCATTCCTACCAGAAACAAAGCAAAGACCTTGCTTGTTTCCAAGAATTTATACCAGCCAAAGCCAATATCGTTAATTGAGAGCAGACTGATAAACATCCAGATCCCCAAACAGATCACGCCGAATATTTTCCACAGAACAAACAAAATGACTGGATTGGTAAATAAATTCAATTCATAAACCCATTGATAAACCCCATCCCGCTGCTCAATATTTGATTTCATCAACCATACCTCCATCCCCGAAGTCAGTCAGGTCTCTATCTGTCTAAGTATTATTCTCCAAAGCAACATCCGCTCATGCCGCCGAGCGACTTGAGCCGCTCTTATTTGACTGAGCAGATAGCCGAATAAACTTACTGCCCGGGATAATATCCTGCTGCTCACTCAAAACTCCTATCCTATATGTTATAGTATATCATACCCAAATACCGTCTTTCAATACTGACAAAAATATTGTCAGTGAAAAATTTATGTCAATTGTGTTTTGTATCTTTTCATGAGATCCCGTGCCCGCCGTCGAAAGACACAGCAAAGGGAAAACATGATAAAAAATAATTATAAAAACAATAAAGTCCTCTTTACTTTCGCTAAATAATTGTTTATAATGTATTTGATAATAAAAAATTATTACAGAGAGGAGAAAAAATTATGCTTTACCGTCCCTATGTCAAAGCTGCCCCCGGCCTTCTGGCTTTTACGTCCGGCCAACTGCCTGTTGTGCCGGGACAGGAAGAACTTCCGGCCAGCTTTGCCGAACAAGCTGCTGCTGCTTTGGAAAATGTTCTGAAGATAGTAGAAAGTGAAAACGGCTCAAAAAATAACTTTGTTAAACTCACGATTTTTATGACGGATTTGTCTTATTTTGACGAATTCAATCAAATATACACCAAGTTCTTTGAAGGCTTCACTCCGCCGGCCCGAACCTGCATTGAGGTCAGCCGTCTGCCTCGAAACGCTATGCTCGAGATTGAAGCGATTTTTAGTCTTTAACTTTCCCCTGTCAACCAAGAAAAACGGAAAGATTTTGCCGAAAAAGGAGAATTCTTATGAAATATGATTTTACTTCCATCTTAGACCGCCAAGGCAGAGATGCCATTGCTGTTGACGGCGTCGGCTCAATATCCGGCTTTGCGCCGGAGGGACCGAAAGATGGCTATGATCTCATCCCCATGTGGGTGGCCGATATGAACTTTGCAACTGTGCCTACCATACCGGAGGCCATCATTGAGCGGGCCAAACATCCGGTTTATGGTTATTTCCGGCCTACCGATGAATACTTCAATGCCATCATCAAATGGCATGAAACCCGCAACGGTGTCACCGGTCTGACCCGTGAATGTATCGGCTACGAAAACGGGGTTCTGGGCGGCGTAGTTTCTGCTCTCACCAGTTATGCCGCACCCGGCGATGCCGTGCTGCTGCATAGCCCTACCTACATTGGCTTTACCATGTCCATCGGCAACAACGGCTATAAGATCATTCACAGTCCGCTGAAAAAAGACGAAAACGGGGTCTGGCGCATGGACTATGAGGACATGGATGCCAAAATTAAGGAAAATCGCATTCATGTCGCTGTTTTCTGCAGTCCTCACAATCCCTGCGGCCGCGTGTGGGAGCGTTGGGAAATCGAAAAAGCGATGGAAGTTTACAAGGCCAATGACTGCCTGGTAATTTCGGATGAAATCTGGTCCGATATTATTTTGGAAGGATACAAACATATCCCCACCCAGTCTGTCAGCGAAGATGCCCGGATGCGGACAGTGGCCCTTTACGCCCCCAGCAAAACTTTTAATCTGGCCGGTCTGGTTGGCAGCTATCACATTATTTATAATCCTACCATCCGGGATCGCGTCACCGCCAAAAGCACAAAACCTCATTACAATGATATGAATGTGCTGTCCATGCACGCACTGATCGGTGCTTACAAGCCCGAAGGCTATGAATGGGTGGATGAACTGCGCCAGGTTATTACCGGCAATGTAAACTTTGCCTGTGACTATATTGCCAAACATTTCGAAGGTGTGGAGGTTTTTAAGCCTGAGGGTACTTATATGCTGTTCCTTGACTGCAGCAAATGGTGCGAAGCTCACGGCAAAACCATTGACCAGCTGGAAAAGGCCGGCTGGAACGTAGGTGTGGCATGGCAAGACGGACGGATGTTCCATGGCCCCTGCGCAATTCGGATAAATTTAGCTCTGCCTCTGTCCCGGGTACAGGAAGCTTTTGACCGGCTGAATAAATATGTGTTTAATGGAAAGTGGGTGTAATTATGAGTCAGCAATCTTCAAATAAGCGCCTGGCAGTCGGCGATATCATGCCGGACTTCTCCTTTCATACGCCCTTTACCGCTAACCTGACTTTGGCTGACACCGTCCGGAAAGCCGCAAAGACCGTTTTGCTGTTCCTCCGCTACTATGGCTGCCCCGTGTGCCAGTACGATATCCACCGGTTAGCCGAAAACTATCAGCAGATCACCGCTGCCGG of Lachnospiraceae bacterium oral taxon 500 contains these proteins:
- a CDS encoding reactive intermediate/imine deaminase; amino-acid sequence: MLYRPYVKAAPGLLAFTSGQLPVVPGQEELPASFAEQAAAALENVLKIVESENGSKNNFVKLTIFMTDLSYFDEFNQIYTKFFEGFTPPARTCIEVSRLPRNAMLEIEAIFSL
- a CDS encoding aspartate aminotransferase — translated: MKYDFTSILDRQGRDAIAVDGVGSISGFAPEGPKDGYDLIPMWVADMNFATVPTIPEAIIERAKHPVYGYFRPTDEYFNAIIKWHETRNGVTGLTRECIGYENGVLGGVVSALTSYAAPGDAVLLHSPTYIGFTMSIGNNGYKIIHSPLKKDENGVWRMDYEDMDAKIKENRIHVAVFCSPHNPCGRVWERWEIEKAMEVYKANDCLVISDEIWSDIILEGYKHIPTQSVSEDARMRTVALYAPSKTFNLAGLVGSYHIIYNPTIRDRVTAKSTKPHYNDMNVLSMHALIGAYKPEGYEWVDELRQVITGNVNFACDYIAKHFEGVEVFKPEGTYMLFLDCSKWCEAHGKTIDQLEKAGWNVGVAWQDGRMFHGPCAIRINLALPLSRVQEAFDRLNKYVFNGKWV